The following nucleotide sequence is from Gordonia jinghuaiqii.
ATCTTCGTCGTGCGTCCCATGTCCTCGGAGTCGAGGACGATGAACGGGTCCGAGCCGCCGAGTTCGAGCACAGACTTCTTCAGGTTCTCCGCGGCAACCTTCGCCACAGCCGCGCCCGCACCCTCGCTACCGGTCAACGACACTCCGCGAATCGCCGTATGGGCCAACAGGTCTGCGACCTGGTCGCTGCTCGCGTACGCGTTGATGTAGGCGTCCTCCGGCACACCCGCGTCGTGCAGGATCTCGGCCATCAGCGCCGACGACGCCGCGCAGATCGACGCATGTTTGAGGATCACCGTGTTGCCCGCGAGCAGGTTCGGCGCCGCGAAGCGCGCCACCTGGTAGTAGGGGTAGTTCCACGGCATCACGCCGACGAGCGGTCCGACCGGTGCGGTCTGCACAATCGAGGACTGCGCGCCCTGCGGGTCGAGCTCCTCGGTCGCCAGAAGATCCAGACCGTGCTCGGCGTACCACCGGTAGATGTCGGCGGCCAGTTGAACCTCACCCGCCGCTTCCTTCGCCGGCTTGCCCATCTCGGTCGTGATCGCCGAGGCGAGTTCTTCGGCACGCTTCTCGTAGAGGTCGGCCGTCCGGGCAAGCGCGGCGGCACGCTCGGCGGCTCCGGTGGTCCGCCACTCCTCGAAGGCCGCGAGGGACCGTTCCGCGAGTCCGGCGACCTCGTCGTCCTTCAGTCCGGGAAACTCCGCGTCGGTCGCGCCGGTGGTCGGATTCGCGGTGACATATGTGCTCACGTGAGCACCTACCTTCCTGTGTCGTTCGACTGCGACTCTCAACAGCCCGGAGCTTTCGGGTACCCGCGAGTGCCAGCAGCAAACAACTCCCTCCGACGCCGGAACTCATCCGTTCGGACGAACGCCCTCACGTCGGCCTCGTTTCGGTCACGAACCTGCTCTAATGTGTCAGCGAATCTACGTCTGGACCGAGTGTGGTTGACTCGGCCCGGAACGACGGTTCCGAGTCGGCCGCAGCAGCGAGTTGTCGCATACGCCGTCGAGAAGCGTCGTAGGGGGAATCAGAAGTGTCACTCTGGCAGAGGGCCGTCGCTGTCGGCTGCGCGTTCATCATCGCCGCGCTCGTGAGTCCCGCTGTTACGCAATCGGTCTCAGCAGCCCCGCGACATCCTGGCGAGTCGGCGCGAGTTCTCGCCGTGACCCCGGTGTCACCGACCCGCGCGACGATGACCGTGTATTCAGCAGCCATGAAGCGTCCGATTCGCGTCAGCGTGCTCCTCCCCCGCGACCGGACCCGCCCACGACCCACTCTGTACCTGCTCGACGGCATCGACGGTGGTGTGTACACCAACTACACACAGAGTGGATGGACATCGCAGACCGACATCGTCAGGTTCATGGCCGGCAAACCGGTCAATGTCGTCATGCCGATCGGCGGTACCGGCTCGTACTACACCGACTGGCGAAAGCTCGATCCCGTCCTCGGCCGCAACAAGTGGGAGACCTTCCTCACCAAGGAGCTACCCCCGCTGGTCGACAAACGCTTCAACGGCAACGGGCGCAACGTCATCGGCGGCCTGTCAATGGGAGCGCTGGGCGCGATGTCGATCGCGGTGCGCCACCCCGACCTCTACCGAGGCGTGGCAGCGTTCAGCGGCTGTCTTGATCAGGGTTCGCCCGAGTTCCGGCAGGCCACCGCCACGTCCGTGACCACGCGCGGCGGTAATCCCGACAACATGTGGGGTCCGCTCGACGACGACACGTGGGACGCCCACAATCCGGCCGTTCATGTGGCCGCTCTCAAAGGAAAACCGACATACGTCGCAGTCGGAAACGGCCTGCCCGACCCGGACCTAGGACTGGCCGGCCTCGCCTCGCCGGTCGGCGGCGTACTCGAGGGCATCGTGGCCAGGTGTACCGAGAGCTTCAAACGTCGCGCCGACCGGGCCGGCGTCGACATCAACTACGACTTCCGCGCCGGACTGCACTCCTGGGGCTACTGGAACCAG
It contains:
- a CDS encoding NAD-dependent succinate-semialdehyde dehydrogenase: MSTYVTANPTTGATDAEFPGLKDDEVAGLAERSLAAFEEWRTTGAAERAAALARTADLYEKRAEELASAITTEMGKPAKEAAGEVQLAADIYRWYAEHGLDLLATEELDPQGAQSSIVQTAPVGPLVGVMPWNYPYYQVARFAAPNLLAGNTVILKHASICAASSALMAEILHDAGVPEDAYINAYASSDQVADLLAHTAIRGVSLTGSEGAGAAVAKVAAENLKKSVLELGGSDPFIVLDSEDMGRTTKIAARARLSNAGQACNSPKRFIVLEDLYDDFVNGVVEQFEATAVGDPADESTQMGPLSSLSARDTVADQVKTAVEQGATLRTGGSPIDREGAFFQPTVLTDITPAMDAYSEEIFGPVAMVYKVASAEEAVELANDVQFGLSGSVWSNDIDKAEQVADRLEVGMAYVNEHGTTLPGLPFGGVKRSGYGRELGRWGMGEFVNTRLRRTATA
- a CDS encoding alpha/beta hydrolase, giving the protein MSLWQRAVAVGCAFIIAALVSPAVTQSVSAAPRHPGESARVLAVTPVSPTRATMTVYSAAMKRPIRVSVLLPRDRTRPRPTLYLLDGIDGGVYTNYTQSGWTSQTDIVRFMAGKPVNVVMPIGGTGSYYTDWRKLDPVLGRNKWETFLTKELPPLVDKRFNGNGRNVIGGLSMGALGAMSIAVRHPDLYRGVAAFSGCLDQGSPEFRQATATSVTTRGGNPDNMWGPLDDDTWDAHNPAVHVAALKGKPTYVAVGNGLPDPDLGLAGLASPVGGVLEGIVARCTESFKRRADRAGVDINYDFRAGLHSWGYWNQDLHRAWPTIARALDVPR